In Aspergillus luchuensis IFO 4308 DNA, chromosome 1, nearly complete sequence, the following are encoded in one genomic region:
- the cef1 gene encoding putative cell division control protein (Cdc5) (BUSCO:EOG09261CXQ;~COG:A,D;~EggNog:ENOG410PFBZ;~InterPro:IPR017930,IPR009057,IPR021786,IPR001005;~PFAM:PF00249,PF13921,PF11831): MPVVKGGVWTNIEDEVLRAAVSKYGLNQWARVSSLLARKTPKQCKARWVEWLDPGIRKVEWSREEDEKLLHLAKLMPTQWRTIAPIVGRTATQCLERYQKLLDEAEARENDELALEGPGAESAAPSADDVRRLRPGELDPDPESKPARPDTIDLDEDEKEMLSEARARLANTQGKKAKRKARERQLEESRRLAVLQKRRELKNAGINIKVVTRKQGEMDYNADIPFEKPAAPGFYDTMDEEARNERQREMFDPRKQQLANKRKGDQDDEAERKKRKNDKGGNSAAFAAAARAGQMQKIREAEQSSKRRSLVLPAPQVSEGEMEDIIKMGMAGDRASKMAGDEEGARGLVGNYTGIVGGTPIRTPRAPPEEDHIANEIRNIRALTETQSSLLGGENTPLHEGGSSTGFDGIAPRRQQIVTPNPMATPFRQANGVGATPMRGGVGPGATPLRTPRDHFALNQAEGGQLIGSTPRDIKMHENFMRQSIRSKLAALPKPRETEWELEELPSESTEPTAAAEYVEEDSAERDRREKEARERAAAAEFKRQSQVYQRSLPRPSVLDIDAMMERVSHITDPISSLVAKEAALLIAHDARKFPTPGAKVEGKARKLEQLDDSFMEQARAAIAAEAATSEKQQEWQENFDKQWTTKHSSALPGLSNYADDEEEDVYRQEQRMIAAFDNVQNSLLATAERGNKLEKKLALHYGGYQNRAKMLRTKIVEAHTALEKTTDELDAFRTLQISEQSALSRRLEKLRDDVAFVMRREREAQDLYRTRKDELDELVAGTGGMVNGWH, translated from the exons ATGCCTGTCGTCAAAGGAGGTGTCTG GACGAACATCGAGGATGAGGTGCTTCGCGCGGCG GTCTCGAAGTATGGTCTCAACCAGTGGGCGCGTGTTTCTTCCTTACTAGCACGAAAGACACCAAAGCAGTGCAAGGCGCGATGGGTGGAATGGCTGGATCCCGGCATCCGCAAGGTCGAGTGgtcgagggaggaggatgagaagctgTTGCATTTGGCCAAGTTGATGCCAACACAGTGGCGTACAATCGCACCTATCGTGGGACGGACAGCAACACAGTGCTTGGAACGCTATCAGAAATTGCTGGATGAAGCGGAAGCGCGAGAGAACGATGAACTTGCTTTGGAAGGACCCGGCGCAGAGTCAGCTGCTCCCAGTGCTGACGATGTGCGACGGCTACG ACCCGGCGAATTGGACCCCGATCCGGAATCTAAGCCCGCTCGTCCTGATACCATTGAcctcgatgaagatgagaaggaaatgcTGAGTGAAGCTCGCGCTCGTTTGGCGAACAcacaaggaaagaaggcgAAGCGGAAGGCCAGAGAACGACAATTGGAAGAATCGCGACGACTTGCAGTCCTCCAGAAACGACGTGAACTCAAAAATGCTGGCATTAACATCAAGGTCGTTACCCGCAAGCAGGGTGAAATGGATTATAACGCCGACATTCCATTCGAAAAGCCAGCAGCCCCCGGATTCTACGATACCAtggacgaagaagcccgcaATGAGAGGCAACGTGAGATGTTCGATCCTCGCAAACAGCAGCTCGCCAACAAGCGGAAGGGAGATCAGGATGACGAAGCggagcggaagaagaggaagaatgacAAGGGTGGCAACTCCGCGGCGttcgccgctgctgctcgtgCCGGCCAGATGCAGAAGATCCGCGAGGCGGAGCAAAGCAGCAAGCGAAGATCCCTTGTCCTCCCGGCCCCTCAGGTCAGCGAAGGTGAAAtggaagacatcatcaagatggGTATGGCAGGTGACAGAGCCAGTAAAAtggcaggagatgaagaaggggcTCGTGGTCTAGTCGGAAACTATACTGGCATTGTCGGTGGAACTCCCATTAGAACACCTCGCGCGCCGCCAGAGGAAGATCACATCGCGAACGAAATCCGCAACATCAGAGCTTTGACCGAGACCCAATCATCGTTATTAGGAGGCGAGAACACTCCCCTGCATGAGGGAGGGTCTTCCACTGGATTTGATGGAATTGCTCCGCGTCGCCAGCAGATTGTTACGCCCAACCCGATGGCAACACCGTTTAGGCAAGCCAATGGCGTCGGTGCAACCCCTATGAGAGGTGGTGTTGGGCCTGGTGCCACTCCCTTGCGGACCCCTCGGGATCACTTCGCTCTGAACCAGGCAGAAGGTGGGCAGCTGATTGGAAGTACCCCCAGGGATATTAAGATGCACGAGAATTTTATGCGTCAAAGCATCCGCAGCAAGCTGGCAGCCCTGCCAAAGCCCAGGGAAACGGAatgggagctggaagagcttcCTTCCGAATCTACGGAACCAACGGCTGCTGCCGAGTACGTGGAAGAGGATTCCGCTGAGCGCGatagaagggaaaaagaggctCGAGAGCGCGCCGCAGCGGCCGAGTTCAAGCGCCAGTCACAGGTGTACCAGCGATCCTTACCTCGGCCGAGTGTACTTGATATCGATGCGATGATGGAACGGGTGTCTCACATCACGGATCCCATCTCCAGTCTTGTCGCAAAGGAAGCGGCTCTTCTCATTGCGCACGACGCCCGCAAATTCCCCACCCCCGGTGCTAAAGTGGAGGGCAAAGCTCGCAAGCTGGAGCAATTAGATGACAGCTTCATGGAGCAAGCCCGTGCGGCTATTGCAGCGGAAGCCGCCACATCCGAAAAACAGCAGGAGTGGCAGGAAAACTTCGACAAGCAGTGGACTACAAAGCATTCCAGCGCGCTACCAGGGCTTTCCAACTACgctgacgatgaagaggaggatgtgtACCGGCAAGAACAGCGAATGATTGCAGCGTTTGACAATGTACAAAATTCTCTGCTGGCCACGGCAGAACGGGGCAacaagctggagaagaagctcgcTTTACATTACGGAGGCTATCAGAACCGGGCGAAGATGCTTCGGACTAAGATAGTGGAAGCCCACACAGCCCTAGAGAAGACGACGGATGAGCTGGATGCCTTCCGTACTCTGCAGATCTCGGAGCAATCCGCTCTCTCACGGAGACTTGAGAAATTGAGAGACGATGTGGCATTCGTGATGCGCAGAGAGCGGGAAGCTCAAGACCTGTATAGGACCCGGAAAGACGAGCTTGATGAGCTCGTAGCAGGAACAGGGGGGATGGTTAATGGGTGGCATTGA